A stretch of Oncorhynchus gorbuscha isolate QuinsamMale2020 ecotype Even-year linkage group LG24, OgorEven_v1.0, whole genome shotgun sequence DNA encodes these proteins:
- the LOC124012318 gene encoding tissue factor pathway inhibitor 2-like, with protein MELSSLIFLILSCSFCDVFALSPKQEVCLLQVDEGPCRGEIQRYYYNTITQQCEEFVYGGCQGNANNFMSFLACQKACFRIPKIPQICRFQKEVGPCRANFLSYFFNMITMQCEQFVYGGCQGNDNRFQDQLSCMEYCRPHKTTPVLCLDPLDKGGCAASIPRYYYNSASRMCEQFIYSGCGGSSNNFISRQSCMDICAKAGKPWISRKTGRRAGMMRTTSKNRIRIKPNNNIKWSTI; from the exons ATGGAGCTCAGTTCATTGATTTTTCTGATCCTTTCATGCTCTTTTTGTGACGTTTTTGCATTGTCACCGAAACAAG AGGTGTGTCTACTTCAAGTAGATGAGGGACCTTGCAGAGGAGAAATCCAACGTTACTACTACAATACTATCACTCAACAATGCGAAGAGTTTGTCTATGGAGGGTGCCAAGGGAATGCAAACAACTTCATGAGTTTTCTGGCGTGTCAGAAAGCATGTTTTAGAATACCAA AGATCCCCCAGATCTGCAGGTTCCAGAAAGAGGTGGGTCCCTGTCGGGCCAATTTCTTGAGCTACTTCTTCAACATGATCACCATGCAGTGTGAGCAGTTCGTCTACGGAGGCTGTCAGGGCAACGACAACCGCTTTCAGGACCAGTTGTCTTGCATGGAGTACTGCAGaccacacaaaa CTACTCCTGTGCTCTGCCTGGATCCCCTGGATAAAGGAGGGTGTGCTGCATCTATACCGCGCTACTACTACAACTCAGCCTCCAGGATGTGTGAGCAGTTCATCTATTCAGGTTGTGGAGGAAGCAGCAACAACTTTATATCCAGACAAAGCTGCATGGACATCTGTGCCAAAG CTGGGAAACCATGGATAAGCAGAAAAACAGGCAGAAGAGCAGGCATGATGAGAACCACTTCCAAAAACCGTATTAGAATAAAGCCTAATAACAATATTAAATGGTCAACAATTTGA